From Deferrisoma camini S3R1, the proteins below share one genomic window:
- a CDS encoding cobyrinate a,c-diamide synthase: MRSAFVIAAPWSGSGKTTVTLAVLAALQRRGLRVQAFKVGPDYIDPAHHARITGRPSHNLDTWMIPRAVNRRLFHASAADADVAVVEGVMGLFDGVDGTRPEGSTAHLARTIRLPVVLVVDARSMARSAAALVQGFASFTPRVPITGVVWNRVGSPTHRRILDEALAAAGLPPALGALPPEPGLALPERHLGLVTPEDAALPPAWEDRLAAWIEDHLDLDRLLERTPPPPPPRLPVPRRRAGTRTVAVARDAAFCFYYDENLRLLERAGARIVRFSPLAGDGVPPDADAVYLGGGYPEVHAERLAANQAFLDGLRGFHSQGRPIYAECGGFMVLCRSLETPRGGRVPMAGIFPAEARMRSGRFHLGYREVVVQGVAGMDGLTARGHEFHYSELVAPPQGVETVYRVRNARGEELGREGYRSGAALAGYIHLHFASCPDLPLRWLGLSGPRPCRAETRN; the protein is encoded by the coding sequence ATGCGCAGCGCGTTCGTGATCGCGGCCCCCTGGTCGGGGTCGGGCAAGACCACGGTGACCCTGGCCGTGCTGGCGGCCCTGCAACGCCGGGGCCTGCGGGTGCAGGCGTTCAAGGTGGGGCCCGACTACATCGACCCGGCGCACCACGCCAGGATCACCGGCCGCCCCTCCCACAACCTGGACACCTGGATGATCCCCAGGGCCGTGAACCGCCGGCTGTTCCACGCCTCGGCAGCCGATGCGGACGTGGCCGTGGTGGAGGGGGTGATGGGCCTGTTCGACGGGGTGGACGGGACCCGGCCCGAGGGCTCCACGGCCCACCTCGCCCGGACGATTCGGCTGCCCGTGGTGCTGGTGGTGGACGCCCGGTCCATGGCCCGCAGCGCGGCGGCCCTCGTGCAGGGGTTCGCCTCGTTCACGCCCCGGGTGCCCATCACCGGCGTGGTCTGGAACCGGGTGGGCAGCCCCACCCACCGACGGATCCTGGACGAGGCGCTGGCCGCCGCGGGGCTGCCCCCCGCGTTGGGGGCGCTGCCCCCGGAACCGGGGCTGGCCCTGCCCGAGCGGCACCTGGGGCTGGTCACCCCGGAGGACGCGGCCCTGCCCCCCGCGTGGGAGGACCGCCTGGCGGCGTGGATCGAGGACCACCTGGACCTGGACCGGCTCCTCGAGCGCACCCCGCCCCCCCCTCCTCCCCGGCTGCCCGTGCCCCGGCGCCGGGCGGGGACGCGCACCGTGGCCGTGGCGCGGGACGCGGCGTTCTGCTTCTACTACGACGAGAACCTGAGGCTGCTCGAGCGGGCCGGGGCCCGGATCGTCCGGTTCTCGCCGCTGGCCGGCGACGGTGTGCCGCCCGACGCGGACGCGGTGTACTTGGGCGGAGGCTACCCCGAGGTGCACGCAGAGCGGCTGGCGGCCAACCAGGCCTTCCTGGACGGGCTGCGGGGGTTCCACTCCCAGGGCCGCCCCATCTACGCCGAGTGCGGAGGGTTCATGGTGCTGTGCCGGTCTCTGGAGACTCCCCGAGGGGGGCGGGTGCCCATGGCCGGGATCTTTCCGGCCGAGGCCCGGATGCGCTCCGGCCGGTTCCATCTGGGCTACCGCGAGGTGGTGGTGCAGGGGGTGGCCGGCATGGACGGGCTCACGGCCCGGGGTCACGAGTTCCACTACTCGGAACTGGTGGCCCCACCCCAAGGGGTGGAGACGGTGTACCGGGTGCGCAACGCCCGGGGCGAGGAGCTCGGTCGGGAGGGGTACCGGTCGGGCGCTGCCCTGGCCGGGTACATTCACCTGCACTTCGCCTCGTGCCCCGATCTGCCGCTTCGGTGGCTCGGGCTGTCGGGGCCCAGGCCCTGCCGGGCAGAGACCAGAAACTAG
- a CDS encoding tRNA1(Val) (adenine(37)-N6)-methyltransferase — translation MVHRDGVPMGPDETLDGALGNTIRLVQPRKGYRFSVDAVLLARFAAQTPVDTALDLGCGCGVVGLALLALGGAREVVGVDLSPAMVDRAERSARASGLSDRARFAVADLRDPARLPPGRFPLVVANPPYRPVGQGRTSPDPEVAAACHEVTCGLADVIRAAEAKLRAGGAFCCVYPARRAAALLGECRRLGLEPSVLWPVHPRAGEPAHRVLVRAVKGGREDLEIRPPLVLHGRDRRYSPEAERLLGPP, via the coding sequence ATGGTCCACCGGGACGGGGTGCCGATGGGGCCTGACGAGACCCTGGACGGGGCCCTGGGCAACACGATCCGTCTGGTCCAGCCCCGGAAGGGGTACCGGTTCAGCGTGGACGCGGTGCTGCTGGCCCGGTTCGCCGCGCAGACCCCGGTGGACACGGCGCTGGACCTGGGGTGCGGGTGCGGGGTGGTGGGGCTCGCGCTCCTGGCCCTCGGGGGCGCCCGGGAGGTGGTGGGGGTGGACCTCAGCCCGGCCATGGTGGACCGGGCGGAGCGGTCGGCCCGGGCGAGCGGGTTGTCGGACCGGGCCCGGTTCGCGGTGGCCGACCTGCGGGACCCGGCGCGCCTTCCCCCCGGCCGGTTCCCGCTGGTGGTGGCGAACCCTCCGTACCGGCCGGTGGGCCAGGGCCGGACCAGTCCCGACCCCGAGGTGGCCGCGGCGTGCCACGAGGTGACCTGCGGGCTCGCGGACGTGATCCGGGCGGCCGAGGCCAAACTGAGGGCCGGCGGGGCGTTCTGCTGCGTGTACCCGGCCCGGCGGGCAGCGGCCCTGCTCGGCGAGTGCCGGAGGCTGGGCCTGGAGCCGTCGGTGCTGTGGCCGGTGCACCCCAGGGCCGGCGAGCCGGCCCACCGGGTGCTCGTCCGGGCCGTCAAGGGCGGGCGGGAGGACCTGGAGATCAGGCCTCCCCTGGTCCTCCACGGGAGGGATCGCCGGTACTCCCCGGAGGCGGAGCGTCTGCTGGGTCCTCCGTGA
- a CDS encoding DUF3343 domain-containing protein — protein sequence MDRDGILIFHSIHRVMRAEKVLKGAGLDVRLMPVPRQLSSDCGLSIAFRMADREAVEQALADAGCPYEELHGWDGTGYRRLDG from the coding sequence ATGGATCGGGACGGAATTCTCATCTTCCACAGCATCCATCGGGTGATGCGGGCCGAGAAGGTTCTCAAGGGGGCCGGCCTCGACGTGCGGCTCATGCCGGTTCCCCGCCAGCTGTCCTCGGACTGCGGGCTTTCCATCGCGTTTCGCATGGCCGACCGGGAGGCGGTGGAGCAGGCCCTCGCGGATGCCGGGTGCCCCTACGAAGAGCTCCACGGCTGGGACGGCACGGGGTACCGGCGGCTCGACGGCTGA
- a CDS encoding TldD/PmbA family protein, with the protein MTAPFAPGRVIRLALARGGDLAEVYWEKARSATVVLEAGRVEEARAGIRHGAGIRVVEGEHEVYGHQTGPDPSSLEELAREVARLRPGSEPAVVASGAVAPLAGPGRDPFAGLDLAARADLARRLDRAARAVDRRVAQVRVIYQDHAQEVWVAPSDGPPVRDLRTGFYLGVLVVARDGEVVQTGYEAVAATRGWEVFDEQPPEELAVTATRRAVRLLSAPRAPAGRMPVVLASQAGGTMVHEAVGHGLEADLVLQGHSVYAGRVGETVASELVTVVDDPTLPGRRGSYRFDDEGTPAQRTVLVERGVLKGFLHSRTTARRMGARPTGHGRRESFAHRPIPRMGNTLIAPGPHDPEEILRETPTGLYVTRMGGGQVDTVSGDFVFEVAEGFRIESGRVGEPVRGATLVGNGPRVLREIDRVGSDLGFSVGTCGKDGQGVPVADAQPTLRIPEMVVGGEAGC; encoded by the coding sequence GTGACGGCCCCCTTCGCCCCCGGCCGGGTGATCCGGCTGGCCCTCGCCCGGGGCGGGGATCTGGCGGAAGTGTACTGGGAGAAGGCCCGCAGCGCCACCGTGGTGCTGGAGGCGGGCCGGGTCGAGGAGGCCCGCGCCGGCATCCGGCACGGGGCAGGCATCCGGGTGGTCGAGGGGGAGCACGAGGTCTACGGCCACCAGACCGGGCCCGACCCCTCGTCCCTGGAGGAGCTGGCTCGGGAGGTGGCGCGGCTCCGGCCCGGCTCGGAGCCGGCCGTGGTGGCCTCCGGCGCCGTCGCGCCCCTGGCGGGGCCGGGCAGGGATCCGTTCGCGGGCCTCGACCTGGCCGCCCGCGCCGACCTGGCACGCCGGCTCGACCGAGCGGCCCGGGCCGTGGACCGCCGGGTGGCGCAGGTGCGGGTGATCTACCAGGACCACGCCCAGGAGGTGTGGGTCGCGCCGTCCGACGGCCCGCCGGTGCGGGACCTGCGTACCGGGTTCTATTTGGGCGTCCTGGTGGTGGCCCGAGACGGCGAGGTGGTCCAGACCGGGTACGAGGCCGTGGCCGCCACCAGGGGCTGGGAGGTGTTCGACGAGCAGCCGCCCGAGGAGCTGGCGGTGACCGCGACCCGCAGGGCCGTGCGGCTCCTCTCGGCGCCCCGGGCCCCGGCCGGCCGGATGCCGGTGGTGCTGGCCAGCCAGGCGGGGGGCACCATGGTGCACGAGGCCGTGGGCCACGGTCTGGAGGCCGACCTGGTGCTGCAGGGGCACTCGGTGTACGCGGGCCGGGTCGGGGAGACCGTGGCATCGGAGCTCGTAACGGTGGTGGACGACCCCACATTGCCCGGGCGGCGGGGGTCCTACCGGTTTGACGACGAGGGAACCCCGGCCCAGCGGACCGTGCTGGTGGAACGGGGCGTCCTCAAGGGCTTCCTCCACAGCCGCACCACGGCCCGCCGCATGGGGGCCCGGCCCACCGGCCACGGCCGGCGGGAGTCGTTCGCCCACCGGCCGATCCCCCGCATGGGGAACACCCTGATCGCCCCCGGGCCCCACGACCCGGAGGAGATCCTGCGCGAGACCCCCACGGGCCTGTACGTGACCCGCATGGGCGGGGGCCAGGTGGACACGGTGAGCGGGGACTTCGTGTTCGAGGTGGCGGAGGGGTTCCGGATCGAGAGCGGCCGGGTGGGCGAGCCGGTGCGGGGAGCCACCTTGGTGGGCAACGGCCCCCGGGTGCTCCGGGAGATCGACCGGGTCGGTTCGGACCTGGGGTTCTCGGTGGGCACCTGCGGCAAGGACGGCCAGGGGGTGCCCGTGGCCGACGCCCAACCCACCCTGCGGATCCCCGAGATGGTGGTGGGCGGCGAGGCAGGCTGTTGA
- a CDS encoding DUF4911 domain-containing protein: protein MAEVPREIWVECRVPHSHIYFVRYTLDAYDGLCLASTVEDPSGRVRLLSTEDRAEELDRVLEALAEEVPLRVVGRGTLGPGGTA from the coding sequence ATGGCCGAGGTTCCCCGGGAGATCTGGGTGGAGTGCCGGGTCCCCCACTCCCACATCTACTTCGTGCGCTACACCCTCGACGCCTACGACGGTCTTTGCCTCGCGTCCACGGTGGAGGACCCCTCCGGCCGGGTCCGGCTCCTCAGCACCGAGGACCGTGCCGAGGAGCTGGATCGGGTGTTGGAGGCCTTGGCCGAGGAGGTCCCGCTGCGGGTGGTCGGGCGGGGAACCCTCGGCCCTGGAGGGACGGCGTGA
- a CDS encoding M3 family oligoendopeptidase, giving the protein MRATDLPRWDLNHLYAGSDDPALEADIEAIEPAALRFREAWRGRVGEAGAPDLARAVREYEAAMGAPLRPYAFAHLRFAADSSDPGSVALLQRVKEAATRAHRHTVFFDLELDRIDDPAFDRALAHPDLGRYRHYLAHSRALRPHRLSEAEEEILTLKDLVGRSAFVQLYDQLTSSFRYRFELDGEERDLTGPELLALLKHPDRGVRRRAYETYLGAYEAQRVTLTSVWNALVLDHRQTLELRRYQDPMEPVHLRNELTPRAVETLREVTRAHYGLARRYYRWKARVLGVDRLWSTDLVAPLPGPEPEAVPFERARAWVLEAYAGFAGEFEEIARGFFEEGRIDAAPRPGKAGGAFCMGVAPDLPVYVLMNYTGKLRDAATLAHELGHGIHFTLARAQPLLEYSPVLPMAETASVFGELLLARRLEAEDLDPVLRRNLLAERVEDVIATTFRQNLYVEFEYRAHRQGGYLSDERLCELWLGALDEAYGDAVEQVPAARWAWSAIPHFVHTRFYCYAYVFGELLVLALYRRYQEEGAAFVPKLRELLAAGGSRSPAELVAGLGYDLEDPGFWAGGYEVLEAMISALEEGGGG; this is encoded by the coding sequence ATGCGTGCAACCGACCTTCCCCGATGGGACCTGAACCACCTGTACGCCGGCTCGGACGACCCCGCCCTGGAGGCGGACATCGAGGCCATCGAGCCCGCCGCCCTGCGTTTCCGGGAGGCCTGGAGGGGCAGGGTGGGGGAGGCCGGCGCCCCCGACCTGGCCCGGGCGGTACGGGAGTACGAGGCCGCGATGGGGGCCCCCCTGCGGCCGTACGCGTTCGCACACCTTCGGTTCGCGGCCGACTCGTCCGACCCCGGCAGCGTGGCCCTGCTCCAGCGGGTCAAGGAGGCGGCCACCCGGGCCCACCGGCACACGGTGTTCTTCGACCTGGAGCTCGACCGGATCGACGACCCCGCGTTCGATCGGGCCCTGGCCCACCCGGACCTGGGCCGGTACCGCCACTACCTGGCCCACTCCCGGGCCCTCCGGCCCCATCGGCTCTCCGAGGCGGAGGAGGAGATCCTGACGCTGAAGGACCTCGTGGGTCGCTCGGCGTTCGTGCAGCTCTACGACCAGCTCACCTCGTCGTTCCGCTACCGGTTCGAGCTGGACGGGGAGGAGCGGGATCTGACCGGGCCGGAACTCCTGGCCCTGCTCAAGCACCCCGACCGGGGCGTTCGGCGGCGGGCCTACGAGACCTATCTGGGGGCCTACGAGGCCCAGCGGGTGACCCTGACCTCGGTGTGGAACGCCTTGGTCCTCGACCACCGACAGACCCTGGAGCTGCGGCGGTACCAGGACCCCATGGAGCCCGTGCACCTCCGCAACGAACTCACCCCGAGGGCGGTGGAGACCCTCAGGGAGGTGACCCGGGCCCACTACGGCCTGGCCCGGCGGTACTATCGGTGGAAGGCCCGGGTCCTGGGGGTGGACCGGCTGTGGAGCACCGACCTGGTGGCGCCGTTGCCCGGGCCCGAGCCCGAGGCGGTGCCGTTCGAGCGGGCCCGGGCCTGGGTGCTGGAGGCCTACGCCGGGTTCGCGGGCGAGTTCGAGGAGATCGCCCGGGGGTTCTTCGAGGAGGGGCGCATCGACGCCGCGCCCCGGCCCGGCAAGGCGGGGGGGGCGTTCTGCATGGGCGTCGCGCCCGATCTGCCGGTGTACGTGCTCATGAACTACACCGGCAAGCTCCGGGACGCGGCCACCCTGGCCCACGAGCTGGGTCACGGCATCCACTTCACCCTGGCCCGGGCCCAGCCGCTCCTGGAGTACTCCCCCGTGCTTCCCATGGCCGAGACGGCCAGCGTGTTCGGCGAGCTCCTGCTGGCCCGCCGCCTCGAGGCCGAGGACCTGGACCCGGTGCTGCGGCGCAACCTCCTGGCCGAGCGGGTGGAGGACGTGATCGCCACCACCTTCCGCCAGAACCTCTACGTGGAGTTCGAGTACCGTGCCCACCGGCAGGGGGGGTACCTGTCGGACGAGCGGCTGTGCGAGCTGTGGCTCGGGGCCTTGGACGAGGCGTACGGCGACGCCGTGGAGCAGGTGCCGGCCGCGCGCTGGGCGTGGAGCGCCATCCCCCACTTCGTGCACACCCGGTTCTACTGCTACGCCTACGTGTTCGGCGAGCTGCTGGTGCTGGCCCTGTACCGCCGGTACCAGGAGGAGGGGGCGGCCTTCGTGCCGAAGCTCCGGGAGCTGCTGGCCGCGGGCGGAAGCCGGTCTCCGGCTGAGCTGGTGGCCGGCCTGGGCTACGACCTGGAGGACCCCGGGTTCTGGGCGGGAGGGTACGAGGTGCTGGAGGCGATGATCTCGGCCCTGGAGGAGGGCGGAGGGGGTTGA
- a CDS encoding DUF1015 domain-containing protein produces the protein MAEVLGFRGVRFNPAVVDDFDRVICPPYDVIGPELQEELYRRSPYNVVRLEFGKVLPGDDEEENRYTRARRTLIEWLRKKVLIRDREMSVYYTEEDYRGEFGEPLTRRGYYAKVRLEDPDSGLYFPHERTLAGPKADRLRLMEAVRANLSPIFSLYDDPQMVVLRDLEAMAKGKPPLIRVHTDEGVEIRLWRVTEPRLVGEVTRRMADKVFVIADGHHRYETALRYRDLMRERHPGYTGNEPWNYVMMYFSNLSSPGLAVFPTHRAVFGVPPDRIENLERQLEEFFEVEPVADAETLSARLRDLRGRAHAFGLVAKGEPRFRLLVLRDDGVMHRMLRGRVPKVVQTLDVTILHSLILERILGIDRKAQEEQRNLRYVKGTGELVRQVVEDPEIQLGFVMNPTRVEEVKEVALAGERMPQKSTYFFPKQVTGLVMHLLFDPAEVLPGG, from the coding sequence ATGGCCGAGGTGCTGGGATTTCGAGGGGTTCGGTTCAACCCCGCCGTGGTGGACGATTTCGACCGGGTGATCTGCCCGCCCTACGACGTGATCGGGCCGGAGCTCCAGGAGGAGCTGTACCGGCGGAGCCCCTACAACGTGGTGCGCCTGGAGTTCGGGAAGGTGCTTCCCGGCGACGACGAGGAGGAGAACCGCTACACCCGGGCGCGACGCACGCTGATCGAATGGCTCCGGAAGAAGGTGCTGATCCGCGATCGGGAAATGAGCGTGTACTACACCGAGGAGGACTACCGCGGCGAGTTCGGTGAGCCCCTGACCCGGAGGGGGTACTACGCCAAGGTGCGGCTCGAGGATCCCGACTCCGGCCTGTACTTCCCCCACGAGCGGACCCTGGCCGGGCCCAAGGCCGACCGGCTCCGGCTCATGGAGGCCGTGAGGGCGAACCTGAGCCCGATCTTCAGCCTGTACGACGACCCCCAGATGGTGGTGCTGCGGGACCTCGAGGCCATGGCCAAGGGGAAGCCTCCCCTGATCCGGGTCCACACCGACGAGGGGGTGGAGATCCGGCTGTGGCGGGTGACCGAGCCCCGCCTCGTGGGGGAGGTGACCCGCCGCATGGCTGACAAGGTGTTCGTGATCGCCGACGGGCACCACCGCTACGAGACGGCCCTGCGGTACCGGGACCTCATGCGGGAGCGCCACCCCGGCTACACCGGCAACGAGCCGTGGAACTACGTGATGATGTACTTCTCGAACCTGAGCTCGCCGGGGCTGGCCGTGTTCCCCACCCACCGGGCCGTGTTCGGGGTGCCCCCGGACCGGATCGAGAACCTCGAACGACAGCTGGAGGAGTTCTTCGAGGTGGAGCCGGTGGCGGACGCCGAGACCCTGTCCGCCCGGCTGCGGGACCTGCGGGGTCGGGCCCACGCCTTCGGGCTCGTGGCCAAGGGCGAGCCCCGGTTCCGGCTCCTGGTGCTCAGGGACGACGGGGTCATGCACCGGATGCTCCGGGGCCGGGTGCCCAAAGTGGTGCAGACCCTGGACGTGACCATCCTCCACTCCCTCATCCTCGAGCGGATCCTCGGCATCGACCGCAAGGCCCAGGAGGAGCAGCGCAACCTCCGGTACGTCAAGGGCACCGGCGAGCTGGTGCGTCAGGTGGTCGAGGATCCCGAGATCCAGCTGGGCTTCGTCATGAACCCCACCCGGGTCGAGGAGGTCAAGGAGGTGGCCCTGGCCGGCGAGCGAATGCCCCAGAAGAGCACCTACTTCTTCCCGAAGCAGGTCACGGGACTGGTGATGCACCTGCTGTTCGACCCGGCCGAGGTGCTGCCGGGGGGCTGA
- a CDS encoding acylphosphatase, producing MDDVRAHVVVSGRVQGVWFRASTRDVARRLGLRGWVRNVPNGDVEAVFEGPRPQVEEAIAWCRRGPPAARVDHCDVIWEEPRGEGPFEVRF from the coding sequence ATGGACGACGTCAGGGCCCATGTGGTGGTGAGCGGGCGGGTCCAGGGGGTGTGGTTCCGGGCCAGCACCCGGGACGTGGCGCGCCGCCTCGGGCTGCGCGGCTGGGTGCGCAACGTGCCCAACGGCGACGTGGAGGCCGTGTTCGAAGGCCCCCGCCCCCAGGTGGAGGAGGCGATCGCCTGGTGCCGCCGGGGCCCCCCGGCCGCCCGCGTGGACCACTGTGACGTGATCTGGGAGGAGCCCCGGGGGGAGGGGCCGTTCGAGGTGCGGTTCTAG
- the phnD gene encoding phosphate/phosphite/phosphonate ABC transporter substrate-binding protein produces MDRLVSLILLVLVAACSPPAPSPVDRFRIGGSASARDLAEALVEAFRLSHPRTEVEHAPPTHSGAAIQALKAREIDVAYLTREPTAEERSGLFLYPFALDPLVFAAHRTAGVTDLTTQQIRRLYDGTITRWSQVGGADVPVVLLDRPSYTSPRRLLNDTLLADLDPAPGATVLEGPGDMDHALRLYPGALGYTSLRAALALEPDVRVLRVDGVYPDPDAVRSGRYRLNRPVVFAVRAEPLSAARRFLEFLNTPAARRVATARATVPVRRSLRIGVPPMRNIVALEAKYGGLARYLQARLGLPVDLVHQSSYTDLTEAFRTGRVNAAFAGSFAYLVAHAETGAEVLARPDYGGVSHYRGVVFVRSDSPFRSLADLRGRRVVHAGLTTTAGQIFPMYALKMRGLGPPQEFFGEFTDAGSHEAALRQLLEGAADAAAAKDLVWGEMVAENPALEGRLRELAASAPVPSNGFVAGPTVSPALRRQIRNLLLSMHESPQGRKALTDLGADRFLPTTDEDYQALYEMVQALSDELSGYFQYR; encoded by the coding sequence ATGGACCGTCTCGTCTCGTTGATCCTGTTGGTTCTCGTGGCCGCGTGCTCCCCGCCGGCCCCCTCTCCGGTCGACCGGTTCCGGATCGGGGGATCCGCGTCGGCACGGGACCTGGCGGAGGCCCTGGTGGAGGCGTTCCGGCTGTCCCATCCCCGAACCGAGGTGGAGCACGCGCCCCCCACCCATTCGGGAGCGGCGATCCAGGCCCTGAAGGCCCGGGAGATCGACGTGGCCTACCTGACCCGGGAGCCCACCGCCGAAGAGCGCTCCGGCCTGTTCCTGTACCCCTTCGCGCTGGATCCCCTGGTGTTCGCGGCCCACCGGACGGCCGGGGTCACGGACCTGACCACCCAACAGATCCGCCGGCTCTATGACGGAACCATCACCCGGTGGTCCCAGGTGGGGGGCGCGGACGTGCCGGTGGTGCTGCTGGACCGCCCCTCCTACACCTCACCCCGGCGGCTCCTGAACGACACCCTCCTGGCCGACCTGGATCCGGCGCCCGGGGCCACGGTGCTCGAGGGACCGGGCGACATGGACCATGCGCTGCGCCTGTACCCGGGGGCCCTCGGGTACACCTCGCTCCGGGCCGCCCTGGCCCTGGAGCCGGATGTCCGGGTCCTGCGGGTGGACGGCGTGTACCCCGACCCCGACGCCGTGCGCAGCGGGCGGTACCGCCTCAACCGGCCGGTGGTCTTCGCGGTGCGGGCCGAACCCCTGTCGGCGGCCCGCCGCTTCCTGGAGTTCCTGAACACGCCGGCCGCCCGGCGGGTGGCCACGGCCCGGGCCACGGTCCCGGTTCGGCGCAGCCTGCGCATCGGGGTCCCCCCCATGCGGAACATCGTGGCCCTCGAGGCCAAGTACGGTGGGCTCGCCCGTTACCTCCAGGCCCGGCTGGGGCTCCCGGTGGACCTGGTGCACCAATCGAGCTACACGGACCTCACCGAGGCGTTCCGCACCGGCCGGGTGAACGCGGCGTTCGCCGGGAGTTTCGCCTACCTGGTGGCCCACGCGGAGACCGGGGCCGAGGTGCTGGCCCGGCCCGACTATGGGGGGGTGTCCCACTACCGGGGTGTCGTCTTCGTGCGAAGCGACAGCCCGTTTCGATCCCTGGCGGACCTCCGGGGACGGCGGGTGGTGCACGCCGGCCTCACCACCACGGCGGGCCAGATCTTCCCAATGTACGCCCTGAAGATGCGGGGGCTGGGCCCGCCCCAGGAGTTCTTCGGGGAGTTCACCGACGCCGGATCCCACGAGGCGGCCCTGCGACAGCTGCTCGAGGGCGCTGCCGACGCGGCCGCGGCCAAGGATCTGGTCTGGGGCGAGATGGTGGCCGAGAACCCGGCGCTCGAGGGGCGGCTGCGGGAACTGGCCGCGTCGGCACCGGTGCCGTCCAACGGATTCGTGGCCGGGCCCACGGTGTCGCCCGCCCTCCGGCGCCAGATCCGCAACCTCCTGCTCTCCATGCACGAGTCCCCCCAGGGCCGCAAGGCCTTGACCGACCTGGGCGCGGACCGGTTCCTGCCCACGACCGACGAGGACTACCAGGCCCTGTACGAGATGGTGCAAGCCCTCTCCGACGAACTCTCCGGCTACTTCCAGTACCGATGA
- a CDS encoding DUF721 domain-containing protein, with amino-acid sequence MRRPRSRPEPLGPAVQALVRSVRSGLSGPTHRVWEVWEEAVGPDLAARARPLSVRGGVLTVGVTSSAWAQQLSFLRTEILSRLNAHLGDAPLKTIRIRAVEPEPSPTSRPSPPERPAPRPVPGWARERVQRITQGVADPEVRRALERLWLRHLEAKGVTEDPADAPPPGSTGDPSRGGPGEA; translated from the coding sequence GTGAGGCGCCCGCGCTCCCGGCCCGAGCCCCTCGGCCCCGCGGTCCAGGCCCTGGTCCGCTCGGTGCGCTCGGGGCTGTCCGGCCCCACCCACCGGGTGTGGGAGGTGTGGGAGGAGGCCGTGGGCCCCGACCTGGCCGCCCGGGCCCGGCCCCTGTCGGTGCGGGGCGGCGTGCTCACCGTGGGGGTCACGTCCTCCGCCTGGGCCCAACAGCTGTCGTTCCTGCGGACCGAGATCCTGTCGCGCCTGAACGCCCACCTGGGCGACGCCCCCCTCAAGACCATCCGGATCCGGGCGGTAGAACCCGAGCCCTCGCCCACAAGCCGGCCCTCGCCTCCGGAGCGCCCCGCACCCCGGCCGGTGCCCGGGTGGGCCCGGGAGCGTGTGCAGCGGATCACCCAGGGGGTCGCCGACCCCGAGGTCCGCCGGGCCCTCGAGCGCCTCTGGCTCCGACACCTAGAGGCCAAGGGGGTCACGGAGGACCCAGCAGACGCTCCGCCTCCGGGGAGTACCGGCGATCCCTCCCGTGGAGGACCAGGGGAGGCCTGA